Below is a genomic region from Pseudomonas svalbardensis.
GCTTTCCGACTCGTTCTGGCGCACCGAGGCGTAGGCACTGACTTTGGGCAGGTGTCCGGCGCGGTTGCGTTCGACTTCATAACGCGCGACTTCCACGGCATGGCGCTGCGAAGCCAGATTCGGGTTGTTGGCCACGGCCATCTCGTGCCAGGTATCGTAATTGGCCGGCTGCAGGGTGAACGTCTGGAAACTCTGATCCAGCGGCGCCAAATCCCCGATGTCGATCGCCGGCACGCCAACCAGCGCGCCCAGCTCTCGTAACGACGCGTCCTGCTCATCACGGGCTTCGATTTCCTCGGCCGTGGCCAGTTCATAGCGGGACTCGGCCTCAAGGATGTCGGTGCGCGTGCCCTCGCCCTGTCGGAACATGTGTTCGTTCTGCTGGAACTGTTGCTCGAAAGCCTTTTTCTTGGCTTGCGCGATGTCGATCTGATCCTGAGCGAACAGCGCCTGGGTGTAACTCTCCAGCACCCGAACCAGTAATTCCTGGCTCTTGCCGCGAAAGGCTTCGTCGGCAAACAGCGATTGCGCCACGCCTTTGCGGTACGACGCGTAAGCCTCGTAGTCGAGCAGCGGTTGTTGCAGGGTCAGGGTCGAGCCGTAACTGCTGTAGTTGCGGTCATCAGTCCGGTTCTGCCCGCGCTCATTGAGGGCGGTGGCCTTGGAGGAGTTGCGCCCCTTGTTGTAGTTGTAACCGATCCTGGGCAACAGCCCGGCGCGGCCAATGACGCGGTTTTCAAGGCCGGCATCGCGTTCCTTGATGGCGCCGAGAAACACCGGATCATTGCGCAATGCTTGTTCGTAGATGTCGAACGGCCCCATCGCCAGCACACTGTTGCAGGTCAGCAACGCCAGGGTCGCTGCGAGCATGGAAAGCTTATTCATACAGCGGAACATCCTTATTCCTCAGTCAACGCGGAACCTGCCCGGTCGAGCAGCGGTTTGAACAAATAGTTGAGGAGTGAACGTTCACCCGTGCGCACGAACATTTCCGCCGGCATGCCAGGCTTGATCACCAGACCGTTGAGTTTTTCCATGGCCTGATCGCTGACGCTGCTGCGCAGTAC
It encodes:
- a CDS encoding TolC family outer membrane protein, yielding MFRCMNKLSMLAATLALLTCNSVLAMGPFDIYEQALRNDPVFLGAIKERDAGLENRVIGRAGLLPRIGYNYNKGRNSSKATALNERGQNRTDDRNYSSYGSTLTLQQPLLDYEAYASYRKGVAQSLFADEAFRGKSQELLVRVLESYTQALFAQDQIDIAQAKKKAFEQQFQQNEHMFRQGEGTRTDILEAESRYELATAEEIEARDEQDASLRELGALVGVPAIDIGDLAPLDQSFQTFTLQPANYDTWHEMAVANNPNLASQRHAVEVARYEVERNRAGHLPKVSAYASVRQNESESGNTYNQRYDTNTIGIEVSVPLYAGGGVSASTRQASRTMEQAEYELDGKTRETLIELRRQFSACLSGVNKLRAYQKALKSAEALVVSTKQSILGGERVNLDALNAEQQLFTTRRDLAQARYDYLMAWTKLHYYAGTLNEQDLARVDEAFGQGPRS